One genomic region from Lonchura striata isolate bLonStr1 chromosome 23, bLonStr1.mat, whole genome shotgun sequence encodes:
- the IFT46 gene encoding intraflagellar transport protein 46 homolog, producing the protein MATAAAARRDARRAEPRPVENQPYDESLELPEAEPGARSPRDSRGPAGSGGAAERRSGGGKEDAAAHLPGPAASSEDEDEDDEDSEEDSSESDSEEDSEEHGAALEGDFNPADFDYLQVSSEIKDLFEYIKRYTPKTIEIEHKLQPFIPDFIPAVGDIDAFLKVPRPDGKPDNLGLLVLDEPSTKQSDPTVLSLWLTENSKQHNITQQIKVKSLENAEKNPKAIESWIESISELRRCKPPATVHYSRPMPDIETLMQEWSPEFEELLGKVGLPSAEMSCDLAEYIDMICAILDIPVYKSRIHPLHVLFSLFLEFKNSQHFKPLADGQKGRSPPSNPPSQATEAEVLSFN; encoded by the exons ATggcgacggcggcggcggcgcggcgggacGCGCGGCGGGCCGAG CCTCGCCCGGTGGAGAACCAGCCGTACGACGAGAGCCTGGAGCTGCCCGAGGCCGAGCCCGGGGCCCGCTCGCCGCGGGACTCCCGCGGGCCCGCGGGGTCCGGCGGAGCGGCCGAGCGCAGGAGCGGCGGGGGCAAG GAGGACGCAGCGGCGCACCTTCCCGGCCCAGCCGCCTCCagcgaggatgaggacgaggacgatgAGGACTCGGAGGAAGATTCCTCGGAGAGCGACTCGGAGGAGGACTCGGAGGAGCACGGGGCCGCGCTGGAGGG TGACTTCAATCCAGCAGATTTTGACTACCTGCAAGTGTCTTCTGAAATCAAAGATCTCTTTGAATACATCAAGAG GTACACTCCCAAAACAATAGAGATTGAGCACAAGCTGCAGCCTTTTATTCCAGACTTTATTCCTGCTGTTGGAGACATTGATGCATTCTTAAAG gTTCCTCGTCCTGATGGCAAACCTGACAACCTTGGCCTGCTGGTCCTGGATGAGCCCTCAACCAAGCAGTCAGATCCCACTGTGCTCTCCCTTTGGCTGACAGAGAACTCCAAGCAGCACAACATCACA CAGCAAATAAAAGTGAAGAGTTTGGAGAATGCAGAAAAGAACCCTAAAGCCATTGAGAGCTGGATTGAAAGTATTAGTGAACTGCGTCGCTGCAAACCTCCTGCCACAGTCCATTACTCCAG GCCAATGCCTGACATCGAGACCCTGATGCAGGAATGGTCACCAGAATTCGAGGAGCTCCTGGGAAAG GTGGGTCTTCCGAGCGCAGAGATGAGCTGTGACCTTGCTGAGTACATCGACATGATCTGCG CCATTCTGGACATCCCCGTGTACAAGAGCCGGATCCACCCTCTGCATGTCCTCTTCTCCCTCTTCTTGGAGTTCAAGAACTCGCAG CACTTCAAGCCCCTGGCTGATGGGCAGAAGGGCAGGAGCCCACCATCCAACCCACCCTCACAAGCAACGGAGGCAGAGGTGTTGAGCTTTAATTGA
- the TTC36 gene encoding tetratricopeptide repeat protein 36 produces the protein MATANDRAVLQTIFNPSTPFGDIPGLDQEEEDVQDEVEAFPSELLDQVRELELQGVSAAESGDLSTALERFSEAIRLLPERASGYNNRAQALRLRGDVAGALQDLDAAIRLSRGRGRAACQSFVQRGLIRRLQARDEDARRDLERAARLGSAFARQQLVLLNPYSALCNQMLCEMLGRLRNPDGAGSD, from the exons ATGGCCACAGCGAACgacagggctgtcctgcagaccATCTTTAACCCCAGCACCCCTTTTGGGGATATCCCAGGGTTGgatcaggaggaggaggatgtcCAGGACGAAG TGGAAGCTTTTCCGTCGGAGCTGTTGGATCAAGTccgggagctggagctgcagggggttTCTGCGGCTGAGTCAGGAGACCTAAGCACGGCCCTGGAGCGGTTCAGTGAGGCCATTCGCCTGCTGCCTGAGCGTGCCTCGGGCTACAACAACCGAGCCCAAGCCCTCCGCTTGCGCGGAGACGTGGCAG GTGCCCTGCAGGACCTGGACGCTGCCATCCGCCTGAGCCGCGGCCGCGGGCGTGCCGCCTGCCAGAGCTTCGTGCAGCGCGGCCTCATCCGCCGGCTGCAGGCGCGGGACGAGGATGCCCGGCGGGACCTGGAGCGCGCAGCGCGCCTGGGCAGCGCCTTCGCCCGGCAGCAGCTCGTGCTGCTCAACCCCTACTCCGCGCTCTGCAACCAGATGCTCTGCGAGATGCTCGGTCGGCTGCGCAACCCTGATGGAGCTGGAAGCGACTGA
- the TMEM25 gene encoding transmembrane protein 25 produces the protein MGCPSGWPGAAFALLLLLLLSLLALCLAALEELGPTTDRQPRTACTLQEGESRIFTCWVPRPVPGATLAWYLNGQKQEVNLSATDTASILTSQRSDHELNCSLTIPTSSETYNTSILLNVQYKPEILQEDVHYQQVESTGLLLVLFVLVQANPPASITWVDQDGHVMANTSKFLLLGANHSLHIHLSCTAGNLSISAANSVGITTASLLPTGLLDARVELPVLGVAIGAALALAALLSLGSCAACLACRLPQLVQGPGQAGGNSPPSRCSHCSSSEPPQPRGTRLPRQTQSLPPNLCLGDLAQEDGASPKDVGAGARGEESALLGLENSLVLSKLGFVQLPVSGRIYKVPSMSSDEIWL, from the exons ATGGGGTGTCCCAGCGGCTGGCCGGGGGCTGCCTTTGCCCTCCTGCTGCTACTGCTGCTCAGCCTCCTGGCGCTCTGCTTAGCAG CACTGGAGGAGCTGGGCCCCACCACTGACAGGCAGCCGCGCACAGCGTGCACCCTGCAGGAGGGGGAGAGTCGTATCTTCACCTGCTGGGTTCCCCGGCCAGTCCCCGGTGCCACACTGGCCTGGTACCTCAACGGTCAGAAACAGGAAGTCAACCTCTCAGCTACAGACACTGCCAGCATCCTCACCAGCCAGCGCTCTGACCATGAGCTCAACTGCTCCCTGACCATCCCGACCTCCAGTGAGACCTACAACACCTCCATCCTTCTCAATGTGCAGT ATAAGCCAGAGATCCTGCAGGAAGATGTCCACTACCAGCAGGTTGAGAGCACTGgccttctcctggtgctctttGTGCTGGTGCAAGCCAACCCACCTGCCAGCATCACCTGGGTGGACCAGGATGGGCATGTGATGGCCAACACCTCCAAGTTTCTCCTCCTGGGTGCCAACCACTCACTCCACATCCATCTCAGCTGCACCGCTGGAAACCTCTCCATCAGTGCAGCCAACAGTGTGGGCATCACCActgcctccctcctgcccacag GTCTGCTGGATGCCCGTGTGGAGCTGCCTGTCCTGGGTGTTGCCattggagcagccctggccctagctgccctgctcagcctgggctcctgtGCTGCCTGCCTGGCATGCCGCTTGCCCCAGCTTGTGCAAGGTCCAGGGCAAGCAGGAGGGAACAGCCCACCCAGCCGATGCTCCCattgcagcagctctgagccccCGCAGCCTCGGGGCACACGTCTGCCCCGCCAGACCCAGTCCCTGCCACCCAACCTGTGCCTCGGTGACCTTGCACAGGAAGATGGAG CTTCCCCCAAGGATGTAGGAGCTGGTGCTAGGGGAGAAGAAAGTGCCCTGCTGGGACTGGAAAACTCCCTGGTCCTCAGCAAGCTTG GTTTTGTCCAGCTCCCAGTATCTGGGCGCATCTACAAAGTGCCCAGCATGAGCAGTGATGAGATCTGGCTGTGA
- the ARCN1 gene encoding coatomer subunit delta → MVLLAAAVCTKAGKAIVSRQFVEMTRTRIEGLLAAFPKLMNTGKQHTFVETESVRYVYQPMEKLYMVLITTKNSNILEDLETLRLFSRVIPEYCRALEENEISEHCFDLIFAFDEIVALGYRENVNLAQIRTFTEMDSHEEKVFRAVRETQEREAKAEMRRKAKELQQARRDAERHGKKAPGFGGFGSSAVSGGMTAMITETIIETEKPKVAPAPARPSGPSKALKLGAKGKEVDNFVDKLKSEGENIMTSVGKRSAEAAKVLAPPVNMESVHMKIEEKISLTCGRDGGLQNMELHGMIMLHISDEKFARIRLHVENEDKRGVQLQTHPNVDKKLFTTESQIGLKNPEKSFPINSDVGVLKWRLQTTEESFIPLTINCWPSESGNSCDVNIEYELQEESLELNDVIITIPLPSGVGAPVIGEIDGEYRHDSRRNLLEWCLPVIDAKNKSGSLEFSIAGQPNDFFPVQVSFVSKKNYCNIQVTKVTQVDGNSPVRFSTETTFLVDKYEIL, encoded by the exons atG GTGCTGTTGGCAGCCGCTGTGTGCACGAAGGCAGGGAAGGCCATCGTGTCCCGGCAGTTCGTGGAGATGACTCGCACCCGCATCGAGGGGCTGCTGGCGGCATTCCCAAAGCTGATGAACACAGGGAAGCAGCACACATTTGTGGAGACAGAAAGTGTGCGATATGTGTACCAGCCCATGGAGAAGCTCTACATGGTGCTGATTACCACCAAAAACAGCAACATCCTGGAAGACCTGGAAACACTCAGACTCTTTTCTAGAGTG ATCCCTGAATATTGTCGAGCTCTGGAAGAAAATGAGATCTCAGAACACTGCTTTGACCTAATCTTTGCCTTTGATGAAATTGTTGCCCTGGGCTACCGTGAGAATGTAAATCTGGCACAAATTCGGACCTTCACTGAGATGGACTCACACGAGGAAAAGGTGTTTCGGGCAGTCAGAGag aCACAGGAACGTGAAGCAAAAGCTGAGATGCGCCGTAAAGcaaaggagctgcagcaggccAGGAGGGATGCAGAGAGACACGGCAAGAAGGCACCAGGGTTCGGGGGCTTTGGCAGCTCGGCCGTGTCGGGGGGCATGACAGCAATGATCACAGAGACCATCATTGAGACCGAGAAGCCCAAAGTGGCACCAGCTCCAGCCAG GCCTTCAGGTCCCAGTAAAGCCTTGAAACTCGGCGCTAAAGGGAAGGAGGTGGACAACTTCGTGGACAAGCTGAAATCAGAAGGAGAAAATATCATGACTTCTGTAGGCAAGCGTTCTGCAGAAGCAGCCAAAGTTCTCGCTCCTCCCGTTAACATGGAGAG CGTGCACATGAAAATAGAGGAGAAAATCTCCTTGACTTGTGGCCGTGACGGAGGGTTGCAGAACATGGAGCTTCATGGCATGATCATGCTGCACATCTCTGATGAAAAGTTTGCACGGATTCGCCTGCATGTAGAAAATGAAGACAAGAGGGGAGTGCAGCTACAG ACTCACCCAAATGTGGACAAGAAGCTCTTCACTACAGAGTCACAGATCGGTTTGAAGAACCCAGAGAAGTCATTCCCTATTAATAGTGATGTGGGTGTGTTGAAGTGGAGGTTGCAGACCACAGAAGAGTCCTTCATTCCATTGACAA TTAACTGCTGGCCATCAGAGAGTGGGAACAGTTGTGATGTTAACATTGAATATGAGTTGCAAGAGGAGAGCCTAGAGCTGAATGATGTGATCATCACCATACCCCTGCC GTCTGGTGTTGGTGCCCCAGTGATTGGGGAGATTGATGGTGAGTATCGCCACGACAGCCGGAGAAACCTCCTTGAGTGGTGCCTGCCAGTGATAGATGCCAAAAACAAGAGCGGTAGCCTGGAGTTCAGCATAGCAGGGCAGCCAAACGACTTCTTCCCGGTGCAGGTCTCCTTCGTCTCCAAAAAGAACTATTGCAACATACAG GTTACCAAAGTGACCCAGGTAGACGGGAACAGCCCTGTAAGGTTTTCCACTGAAACCACCTTCCTGGTGGACAAGTACGAAATCCTGTAA